The following are encoded together in the Bacillus sp. V2I10 genome:
- a CDS encoding competence protein CoiA — MLVAKTGKGTIINLSDKRWEAKILMQLRREEAFYCPVCENPLDLKIGSIKVHHFAHQKNKTCTIETEPESEYHLNGKLQLYKWLKGQGVQSAKLEQYLPRISQRPDVLFKNRNKYTAVEYQCSVIPASLFSKRTSQYKKIGIDEMWILGGKNTARLSSHTFRISPFQWLFARAGEEPLDPPFILTYCSQVQAFLLIEHLIPFSKQVFFSIPRYLPLNQTAISDLQSPKPHSIKSHLSKWIHLIKSHRLKPAVHLPREMILLQKELYEKKQTPLSRLPAEAFLPIQTSYLFDSRIYLWQTKILLFIDQIQANTIFTLEEVTREIRTDPSTKVRDLSHLKHLTIGAPIREYLETLSFMGMLQRVNKNKYVKQREITWQNKPADLLKRDELVMKLFTQYK; from the coding sequence ATGCTAGTTGCCAAAACAGGCAAAGGAACCATAATTAATCTTTCGGACAAGCGATGGGAAGCAAAGATCCTTATGCAATTAAGAAGGGAGGAGGCCTTCTACTGTCCAGTGTGTGAAAATCCGCTTGATTTAAAGATTGGCAGCATCAAAGTCCATCATTTTGCACACCAAAAAAATAAAACGTGCACTATAGAAACCGAGCCTGAAAGCGAGTACCACCTGAATGGGAAGCTCCAGCTTTATAAGTGGCTTAAGGGACAAGGAGTCCAAAGTGCAAAGCTCGAACAATATCTGCCAAGAATTTCTCAGCGCCCTGATGTGCTTTTTAAAAACAGAAATAAATACACTGCTGTAGAATATCAATGCTCAGTCATTCCAGCTTCTCTTTTTTCAAAAAGAACCAGTCAATATAAAAAAATTGGCATTGATGAGATGTGGATATTAGGCGGTAAAAATACTGCAAGGTTAAGCAGTCATACCTTTCGCATTTCCCCTTTTCAGTGGCTGTTTGCAAGAGCAGGTGAAGAGCCTCTTGATCCGCCTTTTATACTTACGTATTGTTCTCAAGTGCAGGCATTCCTCCTGATTGAACACCTCATTCCTTTTTCAAAACAAGTCTTCTTCTCCATTCCAAGATATTTGCCTCTAAATCAAACCGCCATTTCTGATCTTCAAAGTCCAAAACCGCATTCTATTAAGTCTCATCTTTCAAAGTGGATTCACCTCATCAAATCACATCGTTTAAAACCGGCTGTACATCTTCCGAGGGAAATGATCCTGCTGCAGAAAGAACTTTATGAAAAGAAGCAGACTCCGCTTTCCCGCCTTCCTGCAGAAGCCTTTCTTCCAATCCAAACCAGCTATCTGTTTGATTCCCGCATCTACCTTTGGCAAACCAAAATTCTCTTGTTCATAGATCAGATCCAAGCAAACACAATTTTTACTCTTGAAGAGGTTACAAGGGAAATAAGGACAGATCCATCAACTAAAGTCCGTGATCTTTCACATTTAAAGCATCTTACAATTGGGGCTCCAATCCGTGAATATTTAGAGACATTATCGTTCATGGGCATGCTTCAGCGTGTAAATAAAAACAAATATGTGAAACAGAGAGAAATTACA
- the cls gene encoding cardiolipin synthase, which yields MKNTVRVLLFAIIIGFFIYIIQNFTGSISSEWMITAATVLFAFSVIFIGFVIFLENRKPSQTITWLVVLGSFPLIGFLFYLVFGRNVRKKKLFDRKALVDEKIMFEIEGNQSSYEEKIDLMGDHQQMLFNLAHRLGHTPISFSTRTKALTNGNETFNHIFGEIEKAEHHIHLEYYIVRHDEVGNKLKDALIKKAKEGVEVRFLYDSVGSWKLSKAYIKEMQQAGIDVVSFLPVKMPFLNNKVNFRNHRKIIVIDGTVGFVGGLNVGDEYLGKNKFFGFWRDTHLMVWGEAVRTLQMIFLQDWYYMTGENIVKKEYMTPSVQLEEHEGGVQIIAGGPDNKWEIIKNLFFSMITSAKDSIWIASPYFVPDEDILSALKVASLSGVDVRLLVPKRPDKKIVFYASRSYFLELLEAGVKIYEYEEGFMHSKIVIVDYELASIGTANMDMRSFHLNFEVNAFLYRTRSTQKLVDEYERDLKVSHEIIMDEFNERPFKQKLYESMSRLLSPLL from the coding sequence ATGAAAAATACGGTTCGAGTGCTTTTGTTTGCAATTATTATTGGTTTTTTTATCTATATCATTCAAAATTTTACGGGCAGTATTTCAAGTGAATGGATGATTACAGCTGCCACTGTTCTCTTTGCATTTTCAGTTATCTTTATTGGATTTGTCATTTTCCTTGAAAACCGCAAACCCTCTCAAACGATTACATGGCTTGTCGTGCTTGGAAGTTTTCCGCTGATCGGCTTTTTATTTTACCTGGTATTTGGCCGCAATGTGAGAAAGAAGAAGTTATTTGACCGAAAAGCGCTGGTTGATGAAAAAATCATGTTTGAAATTGAAGGTAATCAATCGTCTTATGAGGAAAAGATTGATTTAATGGGCGACCATCAGCAAATGCTCTTTAATTTAGCGCACCGCCTTGGACATACTCCAATTTCATTTTCTACAAGAACGAAAGCCTTGACGAATGGCAATGAGACATTTAATCATATTTTCGGGGAAATTGAGAAGGCTGAGCATCACATCCACCTTGAATATTATATTGTCAGGCACGATGAAGTCGGCAACAAATTAAAAGATGCTTTGATTAAGAAAGCGAAAGAAGGCGTAGAGGTTCGCTTTTTATATGATTCAGTCGGAAGCTGGAAATTATCAAAGGCGTACATTAAAGAAATGCAGCAGGCAGGCATTGATGTTGTTTCATTCTTACCTGTAAAAATGCCCTTTTTGAACAACAAAGTCAATTTCCGCAATCACAGAAAAATCATAGTCATCGATGGAACTGTCGGGTTTGTCGGCGGCTTGAATGTCGGTGATGAATACTTGGGCAAGAATAAGTTTTTCGGATTTTGGCGTGATACCCATTTAATGGTGTGGGGCGAAGCCGTCCGCACGCTGCAAATGATCTTTCTTCAGGATTGGTATTACATGACGGGAGAAAATATTGTGAAGAAGGAATATATGACTCCTTCTGTTCAGCTTGAAGAGCATGAAGGGGGCGTACAGATAATTGCTGGCGGACCTGATAACAAATGGGAAATCATTAAGAATCTGTTCTTCTCTATGATTACATCTGCCAAAGACTCCATCTGGATCGCATCTCCTTACTTTGTGCCGGATGAAGATATTCTTTCAGCCTTAAAGGTAGCTTCATTAAGCGGTGTAGACGTAAGGCTGCTTGTGCCGAAGCGTCCAGATAAAAAAATCGTCTTCTATGCTTCAAGGTCCTATTTCCTGGAATTGCTTGAAGCTGGTGTGAAAATTTACGAATATGAAGAAGGCTTTATGCACAGCAAGATTGTCATTGTTGATTATGAGCTTGCTTCTATAGGAACAGCAAATATGGATATGAGAAGCTTCCATTTGAATTTTGAAGTGAATGCCTTTCTTTACCGGACAAGAAGCACGCAAAAGCTTGTCGATGAGTATGAGCGTGATCTCAAAGTATCCCATGAAATTATCATGGATGAATTCAACGAGCGTCCTTTCAAACAGAAGCTTTATGAATCAATGTCCAGACTGCTTTCCCCCTTGTTATAA
- the mecA gene encoding adaptor protein MecA, which translates to MEIERINEYTVKFYISYLDIEERGFDRDEIWYNRERSEELFWEMMDEVHDEEDFMVEGPLWIQVQALDKGLEVIVTRAQLSKDGQKIELPLSEDKVKELPVDENIESILDQHFNDDLDDKSDGSAEEEEQQLQFLIKFNDFEHIIALAKVPVSGFVNSLYSLDKNYYLYVEFDEQHSDEDIENMLSIILEYGQESRMTIHRVAEYGKEIIANEALDVVKKHFS; encoded by the coding sequence ATGGAGATAGAACGTATTAATGAATATACCGTAAAGTTTTATATTTCATATCTTGATATAGAGGAACGCGGTTTTGACAGAGATGAAATCTGGTACAACCGCGAAAGAAGTGAAGAGTTATTTTGGGAAATGATGGATGAAGTTCACGACGAGGAAGACTTCATGGTGGAAGGGCCGCTATGGATTCAGGTGCAGGCTCTCGATAAAGGTTTAGAAGTTATTGTAACAAGAGCTCAGCTGTCAAAAGACGGCCAGAAAATTGAACTTCCTTTATCTGAGGATAAAGTGAAGGAATTACCGGTCGATGAGAACATTGAATCAATTCTAGATCAGCACTTTAATGATGATCTTGATGATAAATCAGACGGTTCGGCGGAGGAAGAAGAGCAGCAGCTGCAATTCCTGATAAAATTTAATGATTTTGAACATATTATTGCTTTAGCAAAAGTTCCTGTGAGCGGCTTTGTCAATTCACTTTACTCACTGGATAAAAACTACTACCTGTATGTAGAGTTTGATGAGCAGCATTCAGATGAAGACATTGAGAATATGCTGAGTATTATTCTCGAGTATGGACAAGAATCGCGCATGACCATTCACCGCGTCGCGGAATACGGCAAGGAAATTATTGCGAATGAAGCTCTTGACGTTGTTAAGAAACATTTTAGCTAA